The genome window ATCGCCGCGATTTCGGCGTAGCACAAAGCCGCGACGATACACACCAGTCCGGCGATGATGAACGCCAGCATCAGGCCCGGTCCGGCCTTTTGCGCGCCGGCCGCGGTCAGCACGAAAATGCCGGTGCCGATGATGCAGCCGATCCCGAACAGGGTCAGCTGGAATGCGCCCAGCGTGCGCTTGAGCGACTTCTTCTCGGCCGTCGCCAATATGGCGTCGAGCGGTTTCACGCGGTCGAGTAACATGTGCGTCCCCTTGGTCGATGGCGTGGGTACGTGCCCGAACGCCTTTGCTCCCTTGTGGCGCGGGAGCCTAGCGGCCTTTGCCGGGTGCGCAATCGCTAAAATGCCGCCGCGACGGCGCCTAGCGCGCGAGCATCGGCCCCAGCGGCTCGCCGCCAAGCAAGTGCAGGTGGAGGTGACCGAATTCCTGGCCGCCGCGCTGGCCGACGTTGGCGATCAGCCGATAGCCCTTGGCGTCGGCCCCGGTCGCCCGCGCCGCATCCCCGGCGGTGCGCACCAGGTCGGCGATCTCGGCGTCCGAGGCGTTGGCCGAGAAATCGTCCCAGCTGACATATTTGCCGCGCGGCACGATCAGCAAATGCACCGGCGCCAGCGGGTTGATGTCGTGGATCGCGATGCTGTGCTTGCTCTCGACCACCTTCTGGCTCGGCAGTTCGCCGCTGACGATGCGCGCGAAGACGTTGCCCTCGTCATAGGGCAGCTTGTGGTCGATCGGCATCGCGTCGCGGCTCCGTTGTTCGCTTGACCGTGTGCGGCTTATGGCTACCACGAAGTCATGAGCGATAGCACGCCCGAAAGCCTGATTCCGTATGACGAGATCGTCCAGGAGGCGCTGCGCGACGTGGTCGGGCGGGTGCTGTCGGAGGTCGAGAGCTCGGGCGGCCAGCTGCCCGGCGGCCACCATTTTTACATCACCTTCGAAACCCGCGCCGCCGGCGTGTCGATCCCCAAGCACCTGTCCGAACGCTTTCCGGACGAGATGACGATCGTCATCCAGCACCGCTTCTGGGATTTGAAGGTCGGCGACGACCAATTCTCGGTCGGCCTGTCGTTCGGCGGCGTGCCCTCGACTTTGGTCGTGCCGTTCGGCGCGGTCACCGAATTCGTCGACCCGGC of Sphingomonas mesophila contains these proteins:
- a CDS encoding SspB family protein produces the protein MSDSTPESLIPYDEIVQEALRDVVGRVLSEVESSGGQLPGGHHFYITFETRAAGVSIPKHLSERFPDEMTIVIQHRFWDLKVGDDQFSVGLSFGGVPSTLVVPFGAVTEFVDPAVDFSLKFQANAPEPPEDHDEPDNDSPEVAVDDGSNVVSVDFTKKK
- a CDS encoding HIT domain-containing protein; protein product: MPIDHKLPYDEGNVFARIVSGELPSQKVVESKHSIAIHDINPLAPVHLLIVPRGKYVSWDDFSANASDAEIADLVRTAGDAARATGADAKGYRLIANVGQRGGQEFGHLHLHLLGGEPLGPMLAR